Below is a window of Synechococcus sp. RSCCF101 DNA.
CCGGTGTCGCCGGGAGCGCATTGAGCAGGATCAGCACCGCCTGGGCCAGCAGCCACCACTCGCCCCGGGCGTTGCTGCGCCAGCCCTGCCAGCTGAAGCCCCAGCCGGAGAGCGCCGCGGGCAGGCTCTGCCCAGCGGCGTTGACTAGAGCAGGCTCAGGCGGTGAGCTGGGCTTCGGGCTGGGGGGTGCTGCTGCCATCGCCGGAGTCCGCGCCTGGATCCTTGTCCTTCAGCACCACTCTGAGCAGCAGCGGGGCCAGGAAGGTGGTTCCCACCACCATCAGCAGGATCGCGGCCTCAAGAGAGGGGGTGAGCAGGCCGGAGGCGGTGCCCAGACCCAGGAAGATCAGACCCACCTCGCCGCGGGGCATCATCCCCAGGCCGACCACCAGGCGATTGGTGGGCTTGTCGGACAGGAAGCTCCAGCCGGCGGCCACCTTGCCGATGATCGCCACCACGAACATGAAGCCGGCCATCACCAGGCCGGCCCGGTTGGCCGGATCGGCGGGGTTGACCACCGAGAGGTCCATGCCGGCACCCACCAGCACGAAGAAGATCGTGGCGAAGAGGGACACGATCGGGATCACGGCCCGCTGGATGGCGTGGGTGTGCTTGGAGCTGCTCAGAATCAGGCCGGCGGCGAAGGCGCCGAGGGCCGCTTCCAGGCCGATGGCCGTGGCGGCGAACATCACCACCGCCAGCACCATGAAGGAGGCCACGATCACCTCACCCGGAGCCTTGAGGCGATCGATCACCCAGTCGAAGGCCGGTGCCGCCGAACGGCTCAGAGCGATGGCCGCCACCACGAACACCACCGCCGCGGCCACGAGCTTGAGGATCGGACCGATCTCGAGGCTGCCGCCGGCGCCCAGGGCCACCACGATGGCCAGGATCACGATGCCGAGGATGTCGTCGAGCACGGCGGCGCCGATCACGATCTGGCCCTCGCGGGTCTTCAGATAACCGAGTTCACCGAACACGCTGGCCGTGATGCCGATGCTGGTGGCGGTCATCGAGGCTCCGGCGAAGACCGCCGGGATCAGATCCACCTGGAACAGCACCATCAGCCCGATGGTCCCCAGGGCGAAGGGGAGCACCACACCGGCCACGGCCACCGTGAAGGCCTGGGCACCCACCGCCACCAGCTCGTCGAGCTCACTCTCGAGACCGGTGAGGAAGAGGAGGGCGTAGAGGCCGAGGTTGGCGACGCCCTCCAGGATCAGGAAGTCCTCGTTGTAGAGCTGCTGGATCTCGGGGGCCGGCACATCGGCCAGGGAGCTGATCAGCTGCACGAAGGATTCGTTGATCGCCACCTGCGACTCCGGCGGCACCAGCAGGTGGAAGCCGGACACGCCGATGATCACGCCGGCCAGCAGCTCACCGAGGATGGTGGGCAGCTGGAACCGCACCAGCACCTCGGCGAGGGTGCGGGCGGCGAGGAAGATCAGCAGGAACCGGAGCACCCCGATCAGGGTCTCGGCCATCTCGAGCTGATGGCTGCCCGCTTCAAGCAGCAGGCTGGGAAGAGTCATGGCCGGGATCGGCAGCATCGGGGGGACCATACGCGGCAAATGCAGGCAGCTGACTAGGTCCGAGCGGGTGCATCTGTCTGTAGGCGCTGGCACGTCCACCGCGTCGGCCCCGCAACGCTGCAGCCGGGTGGGAGGTGGCTACGGTCCGGGCAACGCGAGGCCCGCCTGATGACCCTCACCCCGATCCCCGCCGCTGCCGCTTCGATCCAGGCGCCCCCCGACGACGAGCTGCAGGGGCTCGATGCCTACTGGCGCACCGCCAACTACCTGGCGGTGGGCATGATCTACCTCCAGGACAATCCCCTGCTCAAGGAACCGCTCAGGCCGGAGCACATCAAGAACCGGCTGCTGGGCCACTGGGGGTCCAGCCCGGGCCAGGCCTTCATCTGGACCCACGCCAACCGGCTGATCCGGAAATACGACCTGGACATGATCTACATGTCCGGCCCCGGCCATGGCGCCCCGGGCATGCTCGGCCCCGTCTACATCGACGGCAGCTACAGCGAGCTTTATCCGGACAAGTCCATGGACGGTGACGGCCTGCGCAAGTTCTTCAAGCAGTTCTCCTTCCCCGGCCACATCGGCAGCCACTGCACCGCCGAGACCCCCGGCTCGATCCACGAGGGCGGCGAGCTGGGCTACGTGCTCTCCCACGCCGGCGGTTCGGTGTTCGACAACCCCGAGCTGATCACCATCGCCTGCGTCGGCGACGGCGAGGCGGAAACCGGCCCGCTGGCCACCAGCTGGCACATCAACAAGTTCCTCAACCCCGTGCGCGACGGTGCCGTGCTGCCGGTGCTGCACCTCAACGGCTACAAGATCGCCAACCCCTCGCTGCTGAGCCGCATCAGCCACGGCGAACTGGAGAAGCTGATGCAGGGCTACGGCTGGCAGCCGATCTTCGTCGAGGGCTCCGATCCGATGACCATGCACCGCGCCATGGCGGTGGCGATGGAGCAGGCGGTGACCACGATCCGCAGCATCCAGTCGCAGGCCCGCAGCAGCGGCGAGGCGGTCCGCCCCGCCTGGCCGATGATCGTGCTGCGCTCACCCAAGGGCTGGACCGGCCCGGCCGAGGTGGACGGCAACAAGGTGGAGGGCTTCTGGCGGGCCCACCAGGTGCCGATCGCCGGGGTGAAGAGCAACCCCGCCCACCTGCAGCAGCTGGAGGACTGGATGAAGAGCTACCGCCCCTGGGAGCTCTTCGATGAGAACGGCACGGTGCGTGCGGAGATCCGGGCCCTGTCCCCGCAGGGCGGCCGCCGCATGGGATCCAGCCCTCACGCCAACGGCGGCGTGCTGCGCAAGGACCTGCTCTTCCCCGACATGGCGCCCTACGCCGTGCCGGTGGAGATCCCCGGCACCACCGAGAAGGAGAACACCTACCCGCTCGGTGAGCTGATCCGCGACCTGATCCGCCGCAACCCCGGCCGCTACCGCCTGTTCGGGCCCGACGAGACAGCCTCCAACCGGCTGCAGGCGGTGTATCAGGCCACCAAGAAGGCCTGGATGGCCGATTTCCTGCCGGAGGACCTCAACGGCAGCGAACTCTCCCGCGATGGCTACGTGGTGGAGATGCTCTCCGAGCACACGCTGGTGGGAATGATGGAGGGCTACCTGCTCACCGGCCGCTACGGCTTCTTCCACACCTACGAAGCCTTCGCCCATGTGATCTCCTCGATGTACAACCAGCACTGCAAGTGGCTGGACACCTGCGAGGAGATTCCCTGGCGCGCACCGATCGGCAGCTGGAACTGCCTGATCTCCTCCACGGTGTGGCGGCAGGACCACAACGGCTTCACCCACCAGGATCCCGGCTTCATGGACCTGGCCGGCAACAAGAAGGGCTCGATCACCCGCGTCTACCTGCCCGCCGATGCCAACTGCCTGCTGGCGGTGGCCGAACAGGCCCTGACCGAAACGAATGTGGCCAACATCATCGTGTCGGACAAGCAGAAGCATCTGCAGTACCTGGATCTGGAGGCGGCCCGGCGGCACGTGGCCAAGGGGGCCGGCATCTGGGAGTGGGCCTGCAACGACGATTGCGGCACCGACTTCGATGAGCCCGATGTGGTGCTCGCCTCGGCCGGTGACATCCCCACCAAGGAGGTGCTGGCGGCGATCGAGATCCTGCGCCATGAGATCCCCTCACTGAAGATGCGCTACGTGAACGTGGTCAAGCTCTTCGCTCTCACCCCCGAGAGCGAACATCCCCACGGCCTGTCGGATCGCGATTTCCGCAGCCTGTTCACCGAGGACAAGCCGGTGATCTTCAACTTCCACGGCTATCCCTGGCTGATTCACCGCCTCGCCTATCGCCGCCCCAACCACCACAACTTCCATGTGCGCGGTTACAAGGAGCAGGGCAACATCAACACGCCGCTGGAGCTGGCGATGAACAACCAGATCGATCGCTTCAACCTGGTCATCGATGTGATCGACCGGGTGCCGAGCCTCGGCTCGCGCGCCTCGCACGTGAAGGAGCGGATGAAGGATGAGATCTTCAAGAACCGCGCCTATGCCTACGAGCACGGCATGGATGCTCCCGAGGTGAGCGACTGGCGCTGGCGGCTCGGCCTCAGCGCCTGCACCTTGCCCGAGGCCTGACGGGCGGCCGCGGATCCATGACCGTCTCCACCATTCCCGGGCAGCGGCCGGAGCAGGCTCCGGGCCAGAGTCTTTTTCTGGCCACCGGTGCCGATCGCAGTCCCGTCACCCTGCCGGTGCGCAAGGTGTCGATCGTCGGCTGCGGCGCCGTCGGGATGGCCTGCGCCCTCTCGATCCTGCACCGCGGCTGCATGGAGGAGCTGGTGCTGGTGGACATCGCCGCCGAGCGGCTTGAGGGGGAGGCGATGGACCTCTGCCACGGCCTGCCGTTCCTGCCCCGCACCGACCTGCGGGCCGGAACGATCGAGGAGGCCGGGCGCGGATCGGATGTGGTGGTGATCAGCGCCGGCATCCCCCAGAAGCCCGGCGAATCCCGCCTCGATCTGATCGGCAAGAACGCCGATCTCTTCCGCCGGCTCATCCCCCCCATCGCCGAGCACTGCCCCGATGCGGTGCTGCTGGTGGTGAGCAATCCCGTGGACGTGCTCACCCACATCGCCGGTGCCCTGAGCGGCTTCCCGCCCCACCGGGTGATCGGGTCCGGCACGGTGCTCGATTCCGCCCGCTTCCGCATGGCCATCAGCCGCCGGCTGGGCCTGGATCCCCACAACGTGCAGGCCCTGGTGCTCGGTGAACACGGCGACAGCGAGGTGCCGATCTGGAGCCAGCTCACCGTGGCCGGACTACCGCTGCACGACGCCGCCTGGGGCGACCTGGCCGGCCCGGGCGGCCTCACCCTCGAGGCGGTCTTCGATCAGGAGGTGCGTCAGGCGGCCCAGGAGATCATCCGCCGCAAGGGCAGCACCTCCTGGGCGATCGGCCTGGCCACCGCGGAGATCGTGGAGGCGGTGCTGCGCAGCAAGGAACGGCTGCTCTCGGTGAGCACCCGCAGCCTCGGCCTCTACGGCCTGGCGGATGTGTGCCTGAGCCTGCCCACCCTGGTGAATGACCGCGGCGCCACCAGCCTGGTGCGGCTTCCCCTCTCGGAGCTGGAGCTCGAGCGCCTGCACGGCAGCGCCCGGCTGCTGGAGGAGTCGCTGCGGGCGGTGGGCTTCTGAGCGATGGCCATCTCCCCCTCGCTGCCGCCCCTGCCGCCCCGTCCCGGCTGAACGCTCCGCCACCTCTCTTCTCCTGCCCCACTCCACCGACGCCGTCATGAGCGACCACCAGCCCGTCAACCTGCGCCTGCCCACGCCCGGCTGCTACGCCGATCCGGAGCGCTCCGGCCTGCTGGCCGACGAGCTGTTCGACGGCATGACCGAGCACCTGTTCTTCACCCTCGGCAAGCTGGCCCCCGCCGCCAGCCGCCACGACCTCTACCTGGCCCTCAGCTACGCCGTGCGCGACCGGCTGATGACCCGCTACCTGGCCCACGTGGAGGCCATGCGGGCCAGTCCCCAGAAAACGGTGGCCTACCTCTCGGCCGAGTTCCTGATCGGACCGCAGCTGCACAACAACCTGCTGATGCTCGGCATCCAGGAACAGGCCGCCGACGCCCTCAGCCGCTTCGGGGTGGAATCGATCGACGACATCCTCGAGGTGGAGGAGGAGCCGGGGCTGGGCAACGGCGGCCTCGGCCGGCTGGCGGCCTGCTACATGGAATCGCTGGCCAGCCTGGAGGTGCCCGCCACCGGCTACGGCATCCGCTACGAGTTCGGCATCTTCGATCAGCTGATCCGCGACGGCTGGCAGGTGGAGATCACCGACAAGTGGCTCAAGGGCGGCTGGCCCTGGGAGCTGCCCCAGCCCGACGAGGCCTGCTTCGTGGGCTTCGGCGGCCACACCGAGAGCTACACCGATGCCGAG
It encodes the following:
- a CDS encoding phosphoketolase, with translation MTLTPIPAAAASIQAPPDDELQGLDAYWRTANYLAVGMIYLQDNPLLKEPLRPEHIKNRLLGHWGSSPGQAFIWTHANRLIRKYDLDMIYMSGPGHGAPGMLGPVYIDGSYSELYPDKSMDGDGLRKFFKQFSFPGHIGSHCTAETPGSIHEGGELGYVLSHAGGSVFDNPELITIACVGDGEAETGPLATSWHINKFLNPVRDGAVLPVLHLNGYKIANPSLLSRISHGELEKLMQGYGWQPIFVEGSDPMTMHRAMAVAMEQAVTTIRSIQSQARSSGEAVRPAWPMIVLRSPKGWTGPAEVDGNKVEGFWRAHQVPIAGVKSNPAHLQQLEDWMKSYRPWELFDENGTVRAEIRALSPQGGRRMGSSPHANGGVLRKDLLFPDMAPYAVPVEIPGTTEKENTYPLGELIRDLIRRNPGRYRLFGPDETASNRLQAVYQATKKAWMADFLPEDLNGSELSRDGYVVEMLSEHTLVGMMEGYLLTGRYGFFHTYEAFAHVISSMYNQHCKWLDTCEEIPWRAPIGSWNCLISSTVWRQDHNGFTHQDPGFMDLAGNKKGSITRVYLPADANCLLAVAEQALTETNVANIIVSDKQKHLQYLDLEAARRHVAKGAGIWEWACNDDCGTDFDEPDVVLASAGDIPTKEVLAAIEILRHEIPSLKMRYVNVVKLFALTPESEHPHGLSDRDFRSLFTEDKPVIFNFHGYPWLIHRLAYRRPNHHNFHVRGYKEQGNINTPLELAMNNQIDRFNLVIDVIDRVPSLGSRASHVKERMKDEIFKNRAYAYEHGMDAPEVSDWRWRLGLSACTLPEA
- a CDS encoding cation:proton antiporter; the protein is MTLPSLLLEAGSHQLEMAETLIGVLRFLLIFLAARTLAEVLVRFQLPTILGELLAGVIIGVSGFHLLVPPESQVAINESFVQLISSLADVPAPEIQQLYNEDFLILEGVANLGLYALLFLTGLESELDELVAVGAQAFTVAVAGVVLPFALGTIGLMVLFQVDLIPAVFAGASMTATSIGITASVFGELGYLKTREGQIVIGAAVLDDILGIVILAIVVALGAGGSLEIGPILKLVAAAVVFVVAAIALSRSAAPAFDWVIDRLKAPGEVIVASFMVLAVVMFAATAIGLEAALGAFAAGLILSSSKHTHAIQRAVIPIVSLFATIFFVLVGAGMDLSVVNPADPANRAGLVMAGFMFVVAIIGKVAAGWSFLSDKPTNRLVVGLGMMPRGEVGLIFLGLGTASGLLTPSLEAAILLMVVGTTFLAPLLLRVVLKDKDPGADSGDGSSTPQPEAQLTA
- a CDS encoding L-lactate dehydrogenase: MTVSTIPGQRPEQAPGQSLFLATGADRSPVTLPVRKVSIVGCGAVGMACALSILHRGCMEELVLVDIAAERLEGEAMDLCHGLPFLPRTDLRAGTIEEAGRGSDVVVISAGIPQKPGESRLDLIGKNADLFRRLIPPIAEHCPDAVLLVVSNPVDVLTHIAGALSGFPPHRVIGSGTVLDSARFRMAISRRLGLDPHNVQALVLGEHGDSEVPIWSQLTVAGLPLHDAAWGDLAGPGGLTLEAVFDQEVRQAAQEIIRRKGSTSWAIGLATAEIVEAVLRSKERLLSVSTRSLGLYGLADVCLSLPTLVNDRGATSLVRLPLSELELERLHGSARLLEESLRAVGF